One segment of uncultured Propionivibrio sp. DNA contains the following:
- a CDS encoding chemotaxis protein CheA translates to MSDFSGMEDLLQDFLQEANDLLSDVDNKLVDLERAPDDRRLLNDIFRGFHTIKGGAGFLNATELVALCHLTENLFDKLRNGEMNLSPDLMDTIMAATQEVRSMFGELAQATQPKPAQAHVSAALRAALEGEAHVAAPAVAEAPPAAAVAPQPVVKAPEVKAVQTDGEPDWALLHGAVSGASAAPQPNVTASAPQTVATPAVASAAPHFPPEGRRVTDKPGAVATAPAAGRRTEEKFAARESTIRVDTARLDQVLNLSGEIGLTKNRLTSLRADILAGRNDSDTLHALDQAVSQLDLLVSDLQNSVMKTRMQPIGRLFQKYPRIARDLARQLGKDVELALIGEETEVDKTMIEDLADPLVHLVRNAVDHGVESPEDRVAAGKPAKSIVRLEARQEGDHIVLIIADDGRGMSPERIRMKAIEKGLIREEEANTLDDRQSLNLIFLPGFSTKMEASAVSGRGVGMDVVKTNIQKLNGSVDIRSEPGKGSVFIISLPLTLAILPVLLVLLGDQPFALPLSMVREILPIDKTKMQEVGGKETLVVRGEVLPVVALSRLLGWPQLQTPEYGVLMQTSERSFILSVDSFAGRDDAVIKSLDDFRPRGVAGVTTLSNGQIVLILDMKELLADLNAHIDTSLGVKHTRSLELSA, encoded by the coding sequence ATAAACTCGTCGATTTGGAGCGCGCACCAGACGATCGCCGGTTGCTGAACGACATTTTCCGCGGCTTCCACACGATCAAGGGCGGTGCCGGGTTCCTTAACGCAACCGAACTGGTGGCGCTGTGCCATTTGACTGAGAACCTGTTCGACAAATTGCGTAACGGCGAGATGAACCTCTCGCCGGATTTGATGGACACAATCATGGCTGCGACGCAGGAAGTGCGCAGCATGTTCGGCGAACTGGCGCAGGCAACCCAGCCGAAGCCGGCGCAAGCGCATGTTTCTGCGGCGCTTCGTGCTGCGCTTGAGGGCGAGGCGCATGTCGCCGCTCCTGCAGTTGCAGAGGCTCCGCCCGCAGCGGCGGTTGCGCCACAACCGGTTGTCAAGGCGCCGGAGGTGAAGGCTGTGCAGACGGATGGCGAGCCGGATTGGGCGCTTCTTCATGGCGCGGTCAGCGGTGCATCTGCGGCGCCTCAGCCCAATGTGACAGCGTCCGCACCGCAGACGGTGGCAACGCCGGCGGTGGCGTCTGCGGCACCGCATTTCCCGCCGGAAGGGCGTCGCGTGACGGACAAGCCTGGTGCGGTTGCGACGGCTCCTGCGGCCGGTCGTCGAACGGAAGAAAAGTTTGCGGCGCGCGAGTCGACGATTCGCGTTGATACGGCGCGACTTGATCAGGTTCTGAACTTGTCGGGTGAAATCGGTTTGACGAAAAACCGTCTGACCAGCCTGCGTGCCGATATCCTGGCCGGGCGCAACGATTCCGACACCTTGCACGCCCTTGATCAGGCGGTCAGTCAACTCGATCTGCTCGTCTCCGATCTGCAGAATTCGGTGATGAAAACGCGGATGCAGCCGATTGGCCGACTGTTTCAGAAATATCCGCGGATCGCCCGCGATCTGGCACGGCAGTTGGGTAAGGATGTCGAGCTGGCGCTGATCGGCGAGGAAACCGAGGTTGATAAGACGATGATCGAGGATCTCGCCGATCCTTTGGTCCATCTTGTCCGCAATGCCGTCGATCACGGCGTCGAGTCGCCTGAGGATCGAGTTGCCGCCGGCAAGCCGGCCAAGAGTATCGTGCGTCTCGAGGCGCGCCAGGAAGGTGACCACATCGTGCTGATCATCGCGGATGACGGGCGCGGCATGAGCCCGGAACGCATTCGCATGAAGGCCATCGAGAAGGGGCTGATTCGCGAAGAGGAAGCCAACACGCTGGACGACCGGCAGAGCCTCAATCTGATCTTTCTGCCGGGGTTCTCGACGAAGATGGAGGCCTCGGCGGTGTCCGGGCGCGGGGTTGGCATGGATGTGGTCAAAACCAACATCCAGAAGCTGAATGGATCGGTCGATATCCGTTCCGAACCCGGCAAGGGCTCGGTGTTCATTATCTCGTTGCCGCTGACGCTGGCGATTCTGCCGGTGCTGCTTGTGCTGCTGGGCGATCAGCCCTTTGCCTTGCCGCTGTCGATGGTGCGGGAGATTCTGCCGATCGACAAGACCAAGATGCAGGAGGTTGGCGGCAAGGAAACGCTGGTTGTCCGTGGCGAGGTGTTGCCGGTCGTGGCGCTTTCGCGCCTGCTCGGTTGGCCGCAGCTGCAGACGCCGGAATACGGCGTGTTGATGCAGACCTCCGAACGCAGCTTCATTCTCTCGGTCGATAGCTTCGCTGGGCGCGATGATGCGGTGATCAAGTCGCTTGACGACTTCCGTCCGCGCGGCGTCGCCGGGGTGACGACGCTCTCGAACGGTCAGATTGTGCTGATCCTCGATATGAAAGAGTTGCTCGCTGATTTAAATGCTCACATTGACACGAGCTTAGGCGTCAAACATACGAGATCTCTTGAGCTTTCTGCATAA